A window from Primulina eburnea isolate SZY01 chromosome 2, ASM2296580v1, whole genome shotgun sequence encodes these proteins:
- the LOC140823136 gene encoding 4-hydroxy-3-methylbut-2-en-1-yl diphosphate synthase (ferredoxin), chloroplastic-like, with protein sequence MAAGAVSSSFSGLKSRDHHGLGFAKNSSFVRVSEVQRVKFRQTKVPVIKNSTTPRSETVELEPASEGSPLLVPRQKYCESVHKTIRRKTRTVMVGNVALGSEHPIRIQTMTTTDTKNVAATVEQVMRIADQGADIVRITVQGKKEADSCFEIKNSLVQKNYNIPLVADIHFAPPVAIRVAECFDKIRVNPGNFADRRAQFEKLEYTEEDYQKELEHIEQVFSKLVEKCKKYGRAMRIGTNHGSLSDRIMSYYGDSPRGMVESAFEYARICRKMDFHNFVFSMKASNPVIMVEAYRLLVAEMNVLGWDYPLHLGVTEAGEGEDGRMKSAIGIGTLLMDGLGDTIRVSLTESPEKEIDPCRRLANLGMRASKLQKGVTPFEEKHRHYFDFQRRSGQLPVQKEVDEVDYRGVLHRDGSVLMSVSLDQLKAPELLYKSLAAKLVVGMPFKDLATVDSILLRELPPLHDKDARLALKRLIDVSMGVIVPLSEQLTKPLPNAVVLVTLQELSTGAYKLLPEGTRLAVSIRGDEPQEELEILKTSDALMILHNLPHEEENASRIHAARRLFEYLSENSLNFPVIHHIQFPKEIHRDDLVIGAGANAGALLVDGLGDGILLDAVDQDFEFLRNTSFNLLQGCRMRNTKTEYVSCPSCGRTLFDLQEISAEIREKTSHLPGVSIAIMGCIVNGPGEMADADFGYVGGAPGKIDLYVGKTVVKRGIAMGEATNALIQLIKDHGRWVDPPAEE encoded by the exons ATGGCAGCTGGAGCTGTTTCGTCTTCATTTTCGGGTCTCAAAAGCCGGGATCATCATGGTTTGGGATTTGCAAAAAATTCTAGTTTTGTAAGAGTTTCAGAGGTACAACGGGTTAAATTTCGCCAAACCAAGGTCCCTGTAATAAAAAACTCTACAACTCCCCGTTCGGAGACCGTTGAACTCGAGCCTGCATCCGAGGGAAGTCCACTGTTAG TTCCCAGACAGAAATACTGTGAATCTGTACATAAAACCATTAGAAGAAAAACCCGCACGGTGATGGTTGGAAATGTGGCTCTTGGGAGTGAGCATCCCATTCGGATTCAAACAATGACCACAACAGATACAAAGAATGTTGCTGCAACGGTTGAACAG GTAATGAGAATAGCAGATCAGGGAGCAGATATTGTTAGAATAACAGTTCAGGGCAAGAAAGAAGCAGACTCGTGCTTTGAAATTAAAAATTCGCTTGTTCAGAAGAA CTACAACATCCCTCTGGTAGCAGACATTCAttttgccccacctgttgctaTAAGAGTAGCTGAATGCTTTGATAAAATCCGTGTCAACCCCGGAAATTTTG CTGACAGGAGGGCACAATTTGAGAAGCTCGAGTACACCGAGGAAGATTACCAGAAAGAACTTGAGCATATTGAGCAG GTTTTCTCAAAATTGGTTGAAAAATGTAAAAAGTACGGTCGGGCAATGCGTATCGGAACAAACCATGGTAGCCTTTCTGATCGTATAATGAGCTATTATGGGGACTCACCCAGGGGAATG GTCGAATCTGCATTTGAGTACGCAAGGATTTGCCGGAAAATGGACTTTCATAACTTCGTATTTTCGATGAAAGCAAGTAATCCTGTGATTATGGTTGAGGCATACCGCCTTCTTGTCGCTGAAATGAACGTGCTAGGATGGGATTACCCATTACATTTAGGAGTAACTGAAGCTGGTGAGGGTGAAGATGGACGGATGAAATCTGCAATTGGCATAGGGACGCTTCTTATG GATGGTCTTGGGGATACTATCAGAGTTTCTCTTACTGAATCTCCAGAAAAGGAGATAGATCCTTGTAGAAGATTGGCTAATCTTGGTATGCGAGCATCTAAGCTTCAGAAAGGAGTG ACACCATTCGAAGAAAAGCACAGACATTATTTTGATTTCCAAAGAAGAAGTGGTCAGTTGCCAGTTCAAAAGGAG GTTGATGAGGTTGATTATAGAGGTGTACTTCATCGTGATGGCTCCGTTCTCATGTCCGTTTCCCTAGATCAGTTGAAG GCACCTGAACTTCTGTACAAGTCTCTAGCAGCAAAACTTGTAGTCGGAATGCCATTCAAG GATCTAGCTACCGTCGACTCAATATTGTTGAGAGAGCTTCCGCCTCTACATGATAAAGATGCT AGACTAGCTCTTAAACGGTTGATAGATGTTAGCATGGGAGTCATAGTTCCATTATCCGAGCAATTGACCAAGCCTTTACCCAATGCCGTGGTCCTTGTAACGCTACAGGAATTGTCCACTGGCGCTTACAAACTTCTTCCAGAAG GCACTCGTCTGGCGGTTTCAATTCGTGGTGATGAACCCCAGGAAGAGTTGGAAATTCTGAAAACCTCCGATGCTCTGATGATTCTTCATAATTTACctcatgaagaagaaaatgcaaGCAGAATTCATGCTGCAAGAAG GCTTTTCGAGTATCTTTCGGAGAACTCGCTCAACTTTCCTGTGATCCACCATATACAGTTTCCCAAAGAAATTCACAG GGACGATTTAGTCATTGGAGCAGGAGCCAATGCTGGAGCACTTCTGGTAGATGGACTAGGTGACGGTATCCTATTGGATGCTGTAGATCAGGACTTCGAGTTCCTGAGAAACACGTCTTTTAATTTGTTACAAGGTTGTAGAATGCGCAATACAAAAACG GAATATGTATCATGTCCATCTTGTGGAAGAACCCTATTCGACCTTCAAGAAATAAGTGCAGAAATTAGAGAAAAAACATCACATCTGCCCGGCGTTTCG ATTGCAATAATGGGTTGCATAGTGAACGGTCCTGGAGAAATGGCGGATGCAGATTTCGGATATGTTGGTGGTGCTCCTGGAAAGATCGATCTTTATGTGGGGAAG ACGGTGGTGAAACGAGGCATCGCTATGGGAGAGGCAACAAATGCATTGATCCAACTTATTAAAGATCATGGGCGATGGGTGGATCCACCTGCAGAAGAATGA